The genomic stretch AATTTTATATTTATTTCAGGAAAAATACTACTATTGTGATATACGATACTCCCTAGATATCTATCGATAGAAGATGCTAAATTATCGGCCTTATGGACTTCGCTATTCCTAATCTTGTTATTACCTAATTTTTTATCAAATATTGCTTCAGCCAGACTTTTAGCTTCTGTTTCGTGTTTACGTCTTAAATACCATTTCTTAGCTTGAGCATTCCAGCTTATTATAGCAGGCTTATTAGGAGGATCATGTAATAAAGCTTTTATTTTTTGTATTATAAACTTATTTGTAGAAATATTATTTTTACCAGTGCTCATTTTATCACCTCTATCTTACCTAACTTAAATAAGGAATAACCTACCGAGGATCGAGCTCCTAAACCCCTTATGAGTACTATGGGTAGTGAATCACATATAGGTTTTCCAACATCTTCCCTTTTGTAGTAAATTAGAAAACGAAAAGTCACTTTAGGTGCAATTGTTAAATGTATAGCAGGCTTTGGCTCAGCATCAGCTTCAGACTTCTTCTTATCATAATGCGGTGTAATTACATCTGGAACAAAAACGAAATTCTCAGCCCTAACCGGATAGGCGTCTGTAAAGTTCACACTCCCTTCCCTTTCCTCATTGCCGAAAATCTCCTCAGCCTCATGTTTGCCTAGTTTATCCTCAATATAACTCCTAACAATGCCCTTAATTTCAGAAGCCGGTATATAAGGCAGGTTCATATAGGGATCAAAAGAAATACCGGAATCGAAAATCAGCTTACCTAAAGATGTTGAGACACCTATTAGAGTCTTTGTCTTAGTAGTCATTTCAACATCTACTACTGTGTATTTTAACGATTTTAGTATTTCTTTAAGATCGTCAAAATAATTTTTTACTTTTTCGCCGTCTAACATAAAGTTTTTTGATACAAGTTCAGCTATTTCCCTCTTAAATAAGCTTCTCTTCTCTTCAATATCCTTACTTTTATCTTCCTCATCAAAGATTATAATATTATACTTTAAGAGGAGGTTACTAGTGTTAATTGCTTGAGTTTTTGAAAGAAATTCTCCAAAATCATTGTATATTATGCTAACTAAACTTAACGATGAGAATAAATTAACATTATTTCTATTTAATATATCTAGAATTCTTAGCAAATAACTACTTATACACATTTCTAATCACACAGTTAACAAATTGATTTAACATATCTTTTATGATTGGATCTGTGTTTTTGAGATAATTGGAATAAAGTAAATATGAAATTATATAATAAGTATTGTTAATCTCGAGAATCTTAAACCTTAAGTTGGAAGGTCTTCTTTCTTTTCCTATTAAATTCACAAATTCTCTTTTGATGTATTCCACACATAGAAATTCTAATATTCTAGCATAATTTTTATGCTTATTCCTAAATTTTCTATTTCCAAGAAATGCAAAAGTAAATGCTCTCCTTCTCATCTCTTGGGATATAAGTTTTTTAATGCACTCACCATAGATTGATGTCTCATTAGATATTTTATCTAGTATAGTTTCTATCCTATCTTGATTTATATTTATAATTTTTAATATATTAATGTCATTTACAAAATAATAAACGAAAAATTCCGGATTATTTCCTTGATATTTTAATTTATAACTCTCATCATTTATTAGATTGTCAAAATAACCTCTAATAGTATCATTAAAAATGATATTTCGAAGGACTTTGGTAAGACCCCAATTTTTAATCTGTTTTTCCATATTATTTCTATTCATAATATTAGATATTTCACCACACAATTCTTCGTTATAACACTTGACGTCTGCGAACGAAAGACTCCCAAATCCCCTACTGGTTTTCCTACCAATTCCTCCAAGCAGTATAAAAACTAACAAACTATATAACGCAAATTTAAGCTTATCATTAAAATTTTGTTCCTTCTCACGACTTCTATCTAAATAGATATTAAGAGTAAATTCTATTACAGGTTTAATGTTAAAATACGCCATGTAATCTGTAATTAGATTACGTAAGATTTCCTTAAGACTATTGTCATTTGAAATTTTAGTAGGGTTTATTTTAATACTCTTAAAACCTAATAATTCAAATTTAAGCAACTTATTATTATCTATTATCTTTTTCTTAATTTCATCATTTAAATTAGATCTAAAAGATAAATGGATTATACAAGAATTTTTCCTTTTATTTTTATCTTCTATTGGTTTGATAATTAAATTATCATCTTCTATGTCTAATTTCGCTTTATTTCCAAAATCCTTTCTCTTTAAACAATTTATAACCTGACGATTTACCTCCTCGTCTAGCTCAACATTAAGCGAATTCTCACTTTCTTCAGCTATTACCTCTAACCTTACTGCAGACTTCTTATTTTCACTTCCAAAAACGTCCTCGAAAAGCCTATCTATGGAATCATAAGTATAAAGACGACCATCTTTAGCATGACTTACTGTATTAAATAAAACCCTATTCCACCACCTCCACAATCCCTTAATCTCAGTAGGCCTAACGAACTCCTCATAAAAAGGATTTATACTATGCCTATTATACCCTCCGGTTAACGGATAAAGAGCCTTTAGCTTAAAAGACATTAACAACTCTTCCATTTACCTCCCCTCTATCATAGCTTCAGCTAACCTCTTTATTGCCATCAAATACCTCTTTATCCTTGCAGAAATTATAGGAGACAACTCATACAATTCGTTTATAATTTCTATCCTGTTACACCTAAGCTTATCAATCAGAAACTTTTTATCTATAATATTTCTCTCACTCAAATAGTACAGAATAACAAACAAGTAAGCCATGTAAGAAGCCTCATCTCCACTACCTAAATTAACGCTCGCTGAAGCTGGAGAATTCAGTAGTTTGACCAGAGTATCTATCTTATCATTATCCTCCAGTCCGGCTTTAGATATTATGTAAAAAAATGTGGGAATGAAACCGGAAGTATAAATTTCCTCCACCATATCCCTAGCCCTACTCCTAAACTTACTCTTAGCTTCCCCATCTAGAGAATTTAACACCTTATTAAACGCTTCTAATGCCAACTTATAATCGTCATACGACATCTCTTAACCACCTTAATTCCACTATTCCTTTTCCTATAGTCTCCTTACCGCCTAAGATAACGTATTTTAAATCCTTCAAGATACAACTTACAAACACTGCGCTCTCCTTACCCTCCTTGCTTAAAAATACTGAAAAGAAAACAGTCTTCATAGGCACGTATTCCTCAGACCACAAACCTCCACTTTCCACAGTCTTATTATTCCTATTAATCCTTATCCTCCTAACCCTAATCAAAGACCTATTAATCACTTCTCCACCTATAGAATCTTCCAAAACTAACAATGGCTTGTCATTAAGTATGCTAGGAATATTAGCGTTGAAAGCCTCCAATTTAACGTGGAAGTCCTCATTTAAAATAACTTCTTTCAGCCCACCGTCTAACGTGAGGTTCTTTCCCTCCCTAGAAAGTATATTATCAATTGTATTTTGTAGGTTAAAGGAAACGTTAGACAATCGAGAAATTGACTCTAAATACGCTTTTACCTTCTTTAGAAGTTCATATGTGGTAACGTAAACCCAAACGTGCGATTTCATATTATTAGCCTTGTTTGTATTAATCTCAACAACCCTAGCCGGTATTGCGAAGAGTATTGCATCTAAAAAAGTACCTAATGAAGCTTCCTCTGGGTTTTCATCCTCACCCAATACCTTATAAATTACGTTCCTCATGTTTGGAAATTCCTTCAAAAGAAATGACTTTAATGCACCTTTTAAACTCGAAGCGTAAATTGTAGGATAGCCTAATTCATCCCTCTGAAATGGCAAATCTATTTCTTCCTCTACAGACGAACCTGAACCTACGTGAAGATGAGTAATGGCGTGAATAAAAAATGGTTGTAAAAAGGTGTAATAGGGCATATTTATCACAAAGGTTTACTATTTGAGTTCGAGTGTAAAGTAATTAAATAAGTCTTTTATATCTTCTTTTTTTATATTACTTTTTTGATATATTTTGCTCAAAACATTATAGATTTTGTCTACCGTTTTATCATTATCATCAATACGTACCGACTTAGTTTCTATAACCCTATTAGGATCTAACGTAGTTTTATAAGGAATATATATTACTAGCTCTCCTTTCGATATATTACTCTTTCTTATTATATATAATTTATCTACTGGCAATTTTATTTTTAAGAAATCGGCTAATTGGTTATTTTGTTGTGTTGGTTGACCCGTTTTCTGTTGCTCATCTTTATTTGATTGAGAAATGTTACTAGCAACTAAAATTCCTTTAACATAATCACAAGGGTCTAAAGTAGGTACTAGTAAACCAGTAGTTTCATCTACTGCATAGCCCGTAATTACTAAAACATTTCGAATGTTACCTTTGTCATCTATATTCGTTATATGATTAGATTTTGCTATTGGTATTTCCTTGACATTACTACCTATTTTAATAATAATCCCGTTATTACTTTCATTAATTTCAACATTTTTAATAATCGGTATAAAGACGTACTCGGGCTCTTGTTTTTCATTCATAGTAGATATTTTAAAATAATGAATATATAACTTTTAAGCTTAGTAATACAGCTATAATATTTTTCTCCCTCATACATATGTTTACTAACTGTTTTATCAAGGCTTAGCTTTCATCCTATACTAAAGAACGATTAATTATAATCTCCTCCAAATTAGGACTTTCACTGTCAACTCTAAATAAGGTTTTAAAGGGCGAGGATTCAACTAGCATAATCTAAAACCTTAACTTTTTTAATGATCCCCTCTGGATTCTTTTTATGTTTCCCTCTATTATAACTATTATTTCATACAACTTCATTGTAATTTTTTAGTCATTTCAATAGTGGTTATTATAAAAGCCTATGAAAGATCTAGATTAATAGTTTCGCTTAAATCTCCTAATAGTTTATTTCAATTTCCTAAATGATCTCAGTTAGTAAGGAA from Sulfolobus sp. S-194 encodes the following:
- the cmr6 gene encoding type III-B CRISPR module RAMP protein Cmr6; this encodes MCISSYLLRILDILNRNNVNLFSSLSLVSIIYNDFGEFLSKTQAINTSNLLLKYNIIIFDEEDKSKDIEEKRSLFKREIAELVSKNFMLDGEKVKNYFDDLKEILKSLKYTVVDVEMTTKTKTLIGVSTSLGKLIFDSGISFDPYMNLPYIPASEIKGIVRSYIEDKLGKHEAEEIFGNEEREGSVNFTDAYPVRAENFVFVPDVITPHYDKKKSEADAEPKPAIHLTIAPKVTFRFLIYYKREDVGKPICDSLPIVLIRGLGARSSVGYSLFKLGKIEVIK
- the cmr1 gene encoding type III-B CRISPR module RAMP protein Cmr1 encodes the protein MEELLMSFKLKALYPLTGGYNRHSINPFYEEFVRPTEIKGLWRWWNRVLFNTVSHAKDGRLYTYDSIDRLFEDVFGSENKKSAVRLEVIAEESENSLNVELDEEVNRQVINCLKRKDFGNKAKLDIEDDNLIIKPIEDKNKRKNSCIIHLSFRSNLNDEIKKKIIDNNKLLKFELLGFKSIKINPTKISNDNSLKEILRNLITDYMAYFNIKPVIEFTLNIYLDRSREKEQNFNDKLKFALYSLLVFILLGGIGRKTSRGFGSLSFADVKCYNEELCGEISNIMNRNNMEKQIKNWGLTKVLRNIIFNDTIRGYFDNLINDESYKLKYQGNNPEFFVYYFVNDINILKIININQDRIETILDKISNETSIYGECIKKLISQEMRRRAFTFAFLGNRKFRNKHKNYARILEFLCVEYIKREFVNLIGKERRPSNLRFKILEINNTYYIISYLLYSNYLKNTDPIIKDMLNQFVNCVIRNVYK
- the cmr5 gene encoding type III-B CRISPR module-associated protein Cmr5 gives rise to the protein MSYDDYKLALEAFNKVLNSLDGEAKSKFRSRARDMVEEIYTSGFIPTFFYIISKAGLEDNDKIDTLVKLLNSPASASVNLGSGDEASYMAYLFVILYYLSERNIIDKKFLIDKLRCNRIEIINELYELSPIISARIKRYLMAIKRLAEAMIEGR
- the cmr4 gene encoding type III-B CRISPR module RAMP protein Cmr4, which codes for MPYYTFLQPFFIHAITHLHVGSGSSVEEEIDLPFQRDELGYPTIYASSLKGALKSFLLKEFPNMRNVIYKVLGEDENPEEASLGTFLDAILFAIPARVVEINTNKANNMKSHVWVYVTTYELLKKVKAYLESISRLSNVSFNLQNTIDNILSREGKNLTLDGGLKEVILNEDFHVKLEAFNANIPSILNDKPLLVLEDSIGGEVINRSLIRVRRIRINRNNKTVESGGLWSEEYVPMKTVFFSVFLSKEGKESAVFVSCILKDLKYVILGGKETIGKGIVELRWLRDVV
- a CDS encoding type III-B CRISPR system CMR subunit Cmr7; translation: MNEKQEPEYVFIPIIKNVEINESNNGIIIKIGSNVKEIPIAKSNHITNIDDKGNIRNVLVITGYAVDETTGLLVPTLDPCDYVKGILVASNISQSNKDEQQKTGQPTQQNNQLADFLKIKLPVDKLYIIRKSNISKGELVIYIPYKTTLDPNRVIETKSVRIDDNDKTVDKIYNVLSKIYQKSNIKKEDIKDLFNYFTLELK